One segment of Nitrospira sp. DNA contains the following:
- a CDS encoding glycosyltransferase family 4 protein: protein MRLPKLLFVVTEDWYFVSHRLPLAVAAQRAGFDVAVATRVGGCGETIRAAGLRLIPFNLSRSRGNPLQEIAMLVRLYRRERPQIVHHVALKPVMYGVLASKLTGVPHVVNAVAGLGWLFTSSGLAAHTLRPVICWLLAWLLGATQSRTIVQNPDDFRLLAAEGVPEDRLRLIRGAGVNTEVFTPALALPPEPVTVLFSARMLLDKGVGEFVEAARVLTQAGVTARFVLVGDPDPGNPASVSAAALRAWHGENGVEWWGRCDNMPDVFHTAHIACLPSYREGLPKALLEAAACGLPIVTTDVPGCREIVRDGMNGFLVPVRDAQALAAALRRLIEHSALRREMGRRAREIVLAEFSQERVIQETLSVYQELAQ, encoded by the coding sequence ATGAGGTTGCCCAAGCTACTGTTTGTCGTCACAGAGGACTGGTATTTCGTCTCCCATCGGCTCCCGCTCGCCGTTGCGGCGCAGCGGGCTGGCTTCGACGTGGCAGTGGCCACGCGCGTGGGTGGCTGTGGCGAGACGATTCGTGCGGCAGGACTTCGTCTGATTCCGTTCAACCTTTCTCGTAGCCGCGGCAATCCCCTGCAAGAAATTGCAATGCTCGTGCGGCTGTATCGGCGTGAACGGCCGCAGATCGTGCACCACGTGGCACTCAAACCCGTGATGTATGGCGTGCTCGCCTCCAAGCTTACCGGTGTTCCCCATGTGGTCAATGCCGTGGCCGGGTTGGGCTGGTTATTCACGTCGAGTGGACTCGCGGCCCACACTCTGCGTCCGGTGATTTGCTGGCTGCTGGCGTGGTTACTTGGTGCGACGCAGAGCCGGACTATCGTACAGAACCCAGACGACTTCCGTCTCCTGGCCGCGGAGGGAGTGCCGGAGGATCGTCTGCGTCTGATCCGCGGCGCAGGGGTGAATACGGAGGTTTTCACTCCCGCTCTCGCATTACCACCGGAACCTGTGACGGTGTTGTTCTCGGCGCGGATGTTGCTGGACAAGGGGGTCGGTGAATTTGTCGAAGCCGCACGTGTGTTGACGCAGGCAGGGGTAACAGCTCGCTTCGTATTGGTGGGCGATCCTGATCCCGGGAATCCGGCTTCAGTGTCTGCGGCGGCCTTGCGTGCCTGGCATGGAGAGAATGGCGTCGAGTGGTGGGGCCGGTGCGACAATATGCCGGATGTGTTCCACACAGCACACATCGCATGCCTGCCGTCTTATCGGGAAGGCCTCCCGAAGGCGTTGTTGGAGGCGGCGGCCTGCGGTCTGCCGATCGTCACCACTGATGTGCCTGGATGCCGGGAAATTGTGCGTGATGGAATGAATGGCTTTCTGGTGCCGGTGCGAGACGCGCAAGCACTCGCTGCCGCCCTTCGCCGCTTAATTGAACACAGCGCGCTCCGCAGAGAAATGGGGCGGCGCGCACGTGAAATTGTTCTGGCGGAGTTTTCGCAAGAGCGGGTCATTCAGGAAACCCTCTCGGTCTATCAGGAACTGGCCCAGTGA